TTATTGATGTATGTGACTGAAAATAATTGATGCGAAATTTCACTTGAGGAAACAAAATACTCAAGGTGCCTATAAAGGTGGAATTATACTCGAGGAAATAATACTTGAGGCGCCGAGGACAGCTCTGCTGGAATAATTAGGCAGAAACTAAAGGTCTCTAGTGATCTTAAGTGTCACGGCAAGGAAACATACTGAGGGAAGGTATCACTATATATTTCTTTGGATTTTCAACGTAGTGTTAACCTGGTTGCTGACTCCTTGACTAAGCCTATTAGTCATGAGGTATTTGGTAAGCTTGTTAAGACTATGGGTTTACGAATATTTGAATGATTGTTTTGGACAAGTGGGAGATGTTTGAATTATGTGTCCTGCAACTATATTCAAATTACTAGGAATTACTAAATATTCGGAATACCTCATTGTGGAATTATACATGTATTTATGCATGGAATTACTTTACATGATTATCATGGAATTATCACTTGTTGGAAAGTACTTAAGTAGAATATGCTTAAGGAAGTTGGTCGATTATCAGTGGAATACAATATACGATTTATATTGAAAAGACTACACGGGTACACTGATGATTGGAAGGAGCTAGATCGTATAGTTAGATTACAGCACTAATGTTGATCTACGTAATTAGGGGAATTTCTCTATTATGGCGTTGCTCACAAGCGCGTGCTTCAGGGACATAACGGGTAGAATCCGTTAACAGACAAATATGATCGTGGTTGGTAATTTGATCTGGACTCTATCCCGGAAACTAGTGGAAAAGGCTAGGAATCTTATATCTGCATAAGAGGTGGACTCTTTGGAAAGACAATATAATGAGGGCTTCATCACCCTCATCCCCAAAGTTGGGACTCCTGAGTCTCTCAATGACTATCGACCGATAACGCTTCTCAACTGTTGTCTCAAAGTTGTTACAAAAAATCTTGGCTAATAGACTTCAAAAAGTCATCCTCAAAATTGTGCACAAGAATCAATATGGATTTCTTAAAGGCCGGACCATACAAGATTGTCTTGCATGGGCTTACGAATACATATATCAATGCCAATCTTCCAGAAAGGAAATCATGCTTCTCAAGTTAGATTTCGCCAAAGCATTTGATACGATTGAACATAAGGCAATGATTGAAATTATGAAAAGCATGGGATTCAATGACAAATGGCTGGGATGGATTCGATGCATCTTCTCCTCGGGCAAATCTTCGGTTCTTCTTAATGGCACTCCTGGTCGGCAATTCTACTGCAAATGTGGCGTGAGGCAGGGGGACCCTCTCTCCCCACTAATCTTTGTTCTTGCGGCCGACCTCTTGCAAGCGGCCATAAATGATGCTTTTGTGCGCCACTTGATCCACCTGCCGTTCTCATCCCCACACCAGAAGGATTACCCAGTAATTCAATACGCAGACGACACCATCTTGCTCATGCCCGCATGCACCCAACAAGCTACTACCATCAAGGACATCTTAAATGACTATGCCACGTCCATTGGGTTGAAAATAATTTTTCATAAATCCACTCTTATCACAATGAATTGTGACCCGGAAAAAACTCAGGAAATAGCAAATATCTTTGGATGTGTCATTGGCAAGTTACCGTTTACCTATTTGGGCCTCCCACTTGGAACTACACGTCCAACAATTATCGAGCTCATGCCGCTGGTTTGCTCCATGGAAAGAAGACTAACTGCCACTCTAAACATGATATCCTACGGTGGCAAATTATCCCTGCTGAACTCTGTGATAACTTCATTGATCATCTTTGCTCTATGCACACTCAGACTGCCAACCAAGATCATTGAACTACTGGACAAGATTAGAAGAAAGTGCTTGTGGACTAAGAAAACTGAGCAAGGTGACAAATGCAACTCCCTAGCCGCCTGGAACATGGTCTGCCAACCCAAAGAATGCGGTGGCCTAGGTGTAATTGACCTCAGAACTCAAGGAGACGCCCTCTTACTCAAATACTTACATAAATTCTATAACAGGTGGGATGTTCCTTGGGTCCAGCTAATCTGGAATACATATTACTCTAACCGAATTCCACATGCTTCAGACACATGTGGATCTTTCTGGTGGCGAGATGTCGCAAAACTAATGCCCATTTATAGGGGGATCTCTACTGTCCAGGTAGCGAATGGCAAGAATGTTCTCTTCTGGAAGGATTCTTGGACAGACAATATCATCGCTGAAAACTATCCCCGCACATTCTCCTACGCCATAAATGAAGACATGTCGGTCAAAGATTTCTTGTCCATCACGGCACTGCGAGAGGCGTTTCACCTTCCACTCTCAGAACAAGCTCACGCTGAAGTTCGACAAATGCAATCTGACCTGGCTACGATTACCTTATCTGATGAGGCAGATGTTTGGATATATGCATGGGGATCAGATCAATTCACAGCTCATAGATACTATACATTCTACTTCAGAGATACTATACATTCTACTTCAGAGATGTTCGAGCGCATGAGGCCTTTGGCTGGATTTGGAAGTCAAGATCCACCATGAAGATTAAGGTTTTCGGGTGGCTGCTTTTGACTGATCGCCTTAATACCAGGAATATGCTCAAACGATGTCATTACAACATTGGTGAAGACCACAACTATATCCTTTGTGGACTGCAAATTGAGGAAACCCTGGAGCATTTATTCTTCGAATGCCAATTCAGCATTGAATGTTGGACAAGTCTGGGACTCTCCTGGCCACAAGGAATGTCACGCCTTCAGAATGTGGCTATGGCCAAACAGCACTGGAATCGACCTCTATTCATGGAGATGTTCCTGCTTGCGGCATGGAGCTTGTGGAAGGAACGCAACAATAAACACTTCAGGGGGATTGTCCCAACAAAACTTTCTTGGCTAGACAGATTTAAGAAAGATTTCTTTCTCCTAACCTATAGGGTCAAGGAAAAACATAAACATCTCATCCCTATCATCCTTTCTTCTGTAGTCTAGCTCCCTCTCACACCCAAAATGGGGTGTTGACACATGTATATACACCATGTAAATTGTATATCACCATTTTAATACAAACATAACAGTGGGAGGTTCTCCTACTGTTCACAGGTTCAAAAAAAAAGGTCCCTACCCCCTAGCCTCATATACGCGAATTGTGAGCGGCATCACGGATAAGCGCGGAGGAATAGGGGGTAGACCACAGTTTTTCTAACACAAGATAGTCAGCTCGTTTTCAAGTATAGAGAATAAAAACTCGAGGACCGCCTCACCAGCATAATCAACTTCGCAAGCTCTTTTAATGAACTGATCCAGTCCCAGCACTCTCCACACCTCCTTTGCTTTCTGACATTGGAATAACATATCCTTTGTAAACCTGTTTGTTGCAACACGGAAAGAGGAAACAAGAAAAAAATGTACTTTTCCGTAAAAAAGGGGGGAAAGGTTGTACAAGAAAGAAACTGTAATCTGCGCCTTCCACGCAACTCCGTAAATATTTACCTTGAAACTTGTCTACCCATACAATGACTGCACACAGAACCTGGATGCTAACAAATCAGAAACCCTCACATCGCACGGAACGCGGAAAACAGCACGAAAGAAGAAATAAACAGACTACTGTGCTCATCACCATCTCCCCCTATAGACGCTCCTAGTCGATTCTCACAGAGCCTGGGGATTCGGAACTCCGGACGGGCTCGGCAGGTTGCTCATGCTCGCGGTTCGTAGGAGCTTGCGGAACTCGGACAGGCTTATCCGCCCATCTTTGTCGATGTCGGCCTCCTCCAGCAATGGCTCGATGGATCCCTTCAGGCCCGTGTGCTGCGCATCGGAGGAAAATCACAAGTGAGAACACTACCGGTTACATTACGGTATCTATGCTGCTGTTGTTGGTATACTGTTTGGTCTGTCTCAGTAAATATACTACTCTAGATCATATCATAATATCGCACATTGCCACGCCCTCCTTTTTGTATGATGGAATTTAAGTTGTATAAGAATGTAATATATACACTATGTTACTCCCATTATGTGAAATATAATTAAGTTGCAAGCACAATTTCTGAAAATTGGAATGAATATACATAGAATGCAGCGTGTCACCAGATTATTTAGCTTGCCATGTTATTATGTtactatttgagttaattgtatGTTTTACCCCTAAGTTTGATGATTTTGACAGGTTCTACCTCATTTGAGCCGAATTCCTCCATTTTACTCCATTTATCATGTAGTATTTTACACAAATACTACATGATGTTCTCTTATCTCGAAAAAAATCATGTTTTCAAAGGAAAAAATATATTCATGATAAATGGCGGCCACGGCATCGCTACATCGACCAAAGGCTGCCGCGGGAAAGATATGCACTACACCAATTCCCAATGTGTCAACCCAATGATCCATTATAGCCTGATTAACCACGGCTCTCCGAGGTCAACACTTGGAGCAGCGGCCCAAGAGATGGCAGGCCTGCAACGACAACACTGCTGGCACAAAGAAAAGATCTGCACCGCTCCTTGACAGATCCAAGGACTGACGAAGGAAAAACGCTACGAAGGCTCGTAGGTCGCTCAGTTATACTGTTTCCTAATAATATTTAGGCTCTAAATAGTAATGGTCCAAATATGAATGCTCAAGCATGCAGCTTGGACAAACAAACGAGCCTTTCAAACCTGATGCATACTTTCTTTTTATGGTGGAAAAAACATAATTTCTATGCGCAAACTCGAGGAATTACTTCATTCACTGAATATGAAGAACCAGATAGTTGGAAGCAAAGCACAATATGGAACGTCTCATCCAGATTAAGTCGAGCCAACTCACCATTCATGAGCAAAAAAGTGCAAAAAAGGATTATGTGACATGATGCGTGAATCGAAGAACCAACATGAACACAATGGGAATCAGAACTTACCATTCTAAGTTCATCGGGGGTGATGTATCCATCACCATCCAGATCGAATTTGCTGAAAGCAGCTTGGCAGCGCAGGCCCCACCTTTCAGAGTCCAGCTCAGCCATCTGATGTATGTGGAGAGTTGCTGCAACAAACTCTTTGAAGTCGACAAGGCCATCCGTGTTGCTGTCGATCTATCATATAAAATAAGAATATAAGATCAGTTGAAGTTATGTCAACTGCTTGCTGTGAAATAAAAGGGAGACTGAAAAGAAGTTACTCAAAGCTTACCGCTTGAATGATCTCGAGAACACGAGGGCCCTTCAATCTCCAAGGAAGATCCTTCGCAAGGGCCTATGGAAACATACAAAGATCGTCAGCACCATCCAGTACCAGTGCAAAACGTTCTCATATAAAAACGACTCTAAATCTTACATGCCGCATTTCTTCAATGCTAATTGATCCACTTTTATCAACATCAATAGCATCGAATTGGTCCTTTAGATCCGCTAGCTCTTCCTCATTGACTGTACTTGCTAAGGCCTGAACAAGCAATGGAGCAATATTTGTAAGGAACAGAATGAGAATACCATAAAAATATTTTTGAGACCGCGATGCTTACCCGCAGCGCAAATTGCTTAAAACGGCTGTACTTGACAAATTGGCGCATGTTGTACAACACAGATATATCGACAGGGATCTCAGATGCATCTCCTCCTTCTCTCACCCATGGATGTGCTAATCATGTCAAGCACAATCACAATCAGAATTAGTAAACATTCTTGCTGCAATCATCTTCCTAACTTGATGCTTAAAAAGTTTAAGCTACATGTTAACACTATATGTCTTTCTACAACCAAATAAACTCCTATAAGATGATACAGCCTGGAAAAAATATGGTATTGCAGCAGATATCCAGTGTTTGGCCTCACTAAAAAACCAAATAAAACTGAATAACTCACATGTGTTTTTAAAATTTCATAAGGCTTCTTTTTTAGAGAACTTTATGTTACTCCCGGAATCAGAATGCAACATCTGGTTCTAGCATCATATTTTGAAAATGCCAGAAAAATTTCGTGATGAAAGACAGACTTGTCCTCAGGCTGTATGTATGCACAGCACTTAGCATGCAGATTGCAGACTTACTCATGTGCATTCTTTTTTGGCACTATGTATGTGTGTGTTTTCTCACGCAGAAAACAAGAATAGACAAAAAATACAACCCTAAGCATCATGTATACTAGCAAAGTATTGACATTATATTGGAACTTACAGAGAGCTTGAGCTGCTGTCAATCTCGCCCTTGGGTTCTTCACCAGTAATTTTTTAACAAAATCTTTAGCACTTGAACTGATGCTTGGCCAAGGCCTCTTACGAAAATCAGGCTTGTTTCTTAGAACCTGATTAAAAGAAATTAATAGAACACATAAGATCATGTATGCTATCA
The nucleotide sequence above comes from Triticum urartu cultivar G1812 unplaced genomic scaffold, Tu2.1 TuUngrouped_contig_5841, whole genome shotgun sequence. Encoded proteins:
- the LOC125529779 gene encoding calcium-dependent protein kinase 4 isoform X2; its protein translation is MTRPVAVEDVKREVKILKALKGHENIVHFDNAFEDDSYVYIVMELCEGGELLDRILAKKTSRYSEKDAAVVVRQMLKVAAECHLRGLVHRDMKPENFLFKSTKEDSPLKATDFGLSDFIKPGKKFRDIVGSAYYVAPEVLKRRSGPESDVWSIGVITYILLCGRRPFWDKTEDGIFKEVLRNKPDFRKRPWPSISSSAKDFVKKLLVKNPRARLTAAQALSHPWVREGGDASEIPVDISVLYNMRQFVKYSRFKQFALRALASTVNEEELADLKDQFDAIDVDKSGSISIEEMRHALAKDLPWRLKGPRVLEIIQAIDSNTDGLVDFKEFVAATLHIHQMAELDSERWGLRCQAAFSKFDLDGDGYITPDELRMKAKEVWRVLGLDQFIKRACEVDYAGEAVLEFLFSILENELTILC
- the LOC125529779 gene encoding calcium-dependent protein kinase 4 isoform X1, which produces MTRPVAVEDVKREVKILKALKGHENIVHFDNAFEDDSYVYIVMELCEGGELLDRILAKKTSRYSEKDAAVVVRQMLKVAAECHLRGLVHRDMKPENFLFKSTKEDSPLKATDFGLSDFIKPGKKFRDIVGSAYYVAPEVLKRRSGPESDVWSIGVITYILLCGRRPFWDKTEDGIFKEVLRNKPDFRKRPWPSISSSAKDFVKKLLVKNPRARLTAAQALSHPWVREGGDASEIPVDISVLYNMRQFVKYSRFKQFALRALASTVNEEELADLKDQFDAIDVDKSGSISIEEMRHALAKDLPWRLKGPRVLEIIQAIDSNTDGLVDFKEFVAATLHIHQMAELDSERWGLRCQAAFSKFDLDGDGYITPDELRMHTGLKGSIEPLLEEADIDKDGRISLSEFRKLLRTASMSNLPSPSGVPNPQAL